A stretch of DNA from Candidatus Bathyarchaeota archaeon:
ACCAGTCTATATTGAATCCCGCTTCACTCAAGTGTTTCTTAATGAAAAATAATATCTTCCCTGAGAGGACTCCAACTCTGAACCCAGACTCTCTAATCGCCCTCACTGCATCTACAGCCCCTTCTACCGCAGGAATAGCCAGATTTTCATCCATGAACAAACTTCTGTACTCTTTCATGTAGAGTTCGCCATTAGACTTCGGCCATAAAATTTTTGTGATTTCGGACAATGGTCTACCCATTAAGCCAAGAACTTCATGTGGCGATGGAATTCGCAGTCCTAGTTTTTCCGCTGTTTTCTGATAGGCTTCCACAATTATCTTGTTGCTATCTATCAAGACTCCGTCAACATCGAAAACTATCGCCTTAATCATAGCCATCCTTTCTATACCTTTATAGCATGCGAGCATTTCAGAGGTTTCCAAATTTATAAATTTCTAACAGAGAGAAAAAATAGAATTTCTAAAAATAGATTAGCTTAGAAATTATAAATTAGAAAATCAAGATTTTCTTTCGATTTTTTCTTATTTATCTCTACAATATTGATATAAGAGATTCTCAAAGACAAAATCTTTCAGAGAAAGATCAGAACTAGAAACCAAGAATATTTTTATTATAGTTTTTCTACTATAATATTATAGTAAATAATATATAATGTTATAGTTAGAACACTATATAACACTATATGAGTGGGACTATATGGACACTACAACCTTCCGAATCTTAGATACGATATCTGCAGGATTAGGTAAATCTTTTTCAATTAACCAATTAACTGCAAAGATCAAGGAGAGACATGGCACTGCTCATTATGCAAATATTTACAAAAAGTTACACGATCTAGAAAGACAACAAATCTTAGACTTAAACAAGATAGGAAAGTCCTCTATTGTTAGATTGAACTTCCAGAACTATCTATTGATCGATTTACTAACGGAAATGGAGATAAAAAAGAAATTAAAATTTCTACAAGAAAAAACTGATCTTCAGATGCTTCTTCAAGAAATGTATAGATATCTGAGCAAAATGTATTGCATAAAATCAATCTGCTCCGTGAATCCAGAGAAGAATATAAAGCTCAATAGATTAGAGTTGCTGTTTCTTCTGAAAACCTCTAAGAAAGAGTCACTCACTCAAGATGAGATAACCAAAATTCTCATTGGACTGCAAAAACTGCAAAATAAACACAATCTGAGAATCGATTGTCTTCTA
This window harbors:
- a CDS encoding HAD family hydrolase; the protein is MLACYKGIERMAMIKAIVFDVDGVLIDSNKIIVEAYQKTAEKLGLRIPSPHEVLGLMGRPLSEITKILWPKSNGELYMKEYRSLFMDENLAIPAVEGAVDAVRAIRESGFRVGVLSGKILFFIKKHLSEAGFNIDWFEAMVSFETTRKHKPDPEPLLFVIDQLDVEPEETVYVGDAISDYECARDAKVEYFAVLTGALRREDLEKLRVKNIINSVVELSDLSGKLALHA